A genomic stretch from Narcine bancroftii isolate sNarBan1 chromosome 9, sNarBan1.hap1, whole genome shotgun sequence includes:
- the LOC138743513 gene encoding protocadherin beta-15-like, translated as MESGNEMTNASIFRVLKRSALSSILLLCAWKLVFGQIRYSIPEELEHGAFVGKIGKDLGFSIEELSSRKFRLISEASKQYLDVNRLNGILFVNARINREQLCGQSDTCVLLMEAVAENPVEQYRIEIVILDINDNSPSFSNKEIRLEITESTMPGARFLLERAHDPDGVNNSIRTYQLTPNEHFTLDVLSRGNWISPELIVNNFLDREIQTKHLLLLTALDGGTPQRSGTIHISIIILDANDNPPVFDKSLYVVNVKENVPLNTLLIKLNATDMDEGQNAEIVYSFGSYNEPRINEIFMIDPTSGEINLKASLDFEEANVFDIDVQAKDGNLQPLFAHCSVRVQITDINDNAPDLAVNSIADTVPEDTPKGTLIALISVTDLDSNSNGLIDCSISHDLPFDLITSFQNSYRLVTNSILDRESIVQHNINIICNDRGIPPLSSSRRIVVNISDINDNMPRFTQPSFMAYVPENNDVDSSIGSVTALDLDIGRNSKLSYSILENHIQPVPALSLVYINSNDGSIYSKRSFDYEQLKSFQFHVRAQDAGLPSLSSDVPVQVIVLDQNDNPPAIIYSKRNTNIRVPRSADPGYLVTKIVASDADSGKNAQLFYQLNHASVPGIFKISRSSGEVRSVRRLKDSDAITHRLIIQVKDNGSPALSVTTTLTLTVIKEDTPYQPDFSEPHQDLKDTQEFSLYLIISLAVTSLILLVIIIVLVVAICPTSSPAVSGGLCSFAHCCCTKDLEYQSSIAQQQHKPDLHIFPSVLQVHGNGSLSDTYRYKIRSAPESAAMFFTALSPQMGRSSGIETRYEPQDEPGTRNISSDMVSNVSKTYDSNVKMSQRQTCCFVHSPFVTLSM; from the coding sequence ATGGAATCTGGAAATGAAATGACAAATGCAAGCATTTTCCGTGTGCTTAAACGGTCAGCCCTATCATCCATCTTGCTCCTTTGTGCGTGGAAACTGGTTTTCGGGCAGATTCGTTACTCCATTCCTGAAGAATTGGAGCACGGTGCGTTCGTCGGAAAAATCGGAAAAGACTTGGGCTTCAGCATAGAAGAGCTATCAAGCCGTAAATTCAGATTAATATCAGAAGCTTCAAAACAATATTTGGATGTAAATCGCTTGAATGGGATCTTATTTGTAAATGCAAGAATCAACAGGGAACAGCTATGCGGCCAGAGTGATACCTGTGTGCTGCTCATGGAGGCGGTCGCTGAAAACCCAGTGGAGCAGTACCGTATAGAAATTGTTATTTTGGATATAAATGATAATTCTCCAAGTTTTTCAAACAAAGAAATTCGTTTAGAGATTACAGAATCCACCATGCCTGGGGCTCGTTTTCTTTTAGAGCGTGCCCACGACCCAGATGGGGTAAACAATTCGATTCGAACATATCAGCTCACGCCAAATGAACATTTTACTTTAGACGTACTAAGTCGAGGAAATTGGATATCACCCGAATTAATTGTAAACAACTTTCTTGACCGGGAAATACAAACGAAGCACCTTTTGTTGTTAACAGCTCTAGACGGCGGGACTCCTCAAAGATCAGGTACAATTCATATATCTATTATTATCTTGGACGCAAATGATAATCCACCTGTCTTCGACAAATCGTTGTACGTTGTTAACGTAAAGGAAAACGTGCCACTGAATACTTTATTGATCAAGTTAAACGCAACTGATATGGACGAGGGACAGAATGCAGAGATAGTTTATTCCTTCGGCAGTTACAATGAACCAAGAATTAATGAAATATTTATGATTGATCCCACATCCGGAGAAATCAATCTCAAGGCAAGTTTGGATTTTGAGGAAGCAAATGTGTTTGATATTGATGTTCAAGCTAAAGATGGAAACTTGCAGCCGTTATTTGCGCACTGCAGCGTGCGTGTGCAGATCACAGATATCAATGACAATGCTCCAGATTTAGCTGTAAATTCTATTGCTGATACGGTCCCTGAAGATACTCCGAAAGGAACTTTAATCGCGTTGATTAGTGTGACTGATTTGGATTCCAATAGCAATGGATTGATCGACTGTTCCATCTCACATGATCTCCCCTTTGACCTGATAACTTCCTTTCAAAATTCTTACAGACTCGTCACGAATTCAATATTGGATCGAGAGAGTATTGTACAGCATAATATAAATATAATTTGCAATGATCGTGGAATCCCACCATTATCTTCCAGCCGGAGAATTGTGGTCAATATCTCAGATATAAATGATAATATGCCACGCTTTACGCAGCCTTCGTTTATGGCCTATGTACCGGAAAACAATGACGTGGACAGTTCCATCGGGTCTGTGACGGCTTTGGATTTGGATATTGGCCGAAATTCAAAGTTGTCCTACAGTATTCTGGAAAACCACATTCAGCCAGTTCCGGCATTATCCCTTGTCTATATTAACTCAAACGATGGCAGCATCTACTCGAAAAGATCGTTCGATTATGAGCAACTTAAAAGTTTTCAGTTTCACGTCCGAGCTCAGGATGCCGGATTACCATCACTTTCCAGCGATGTTCCTGTGCAGGTCATTGTCTTGGATCAAAACGACAATCCACCGGCAATAatatattccaagagaaacaccaaTATTCGTGTTCCACGATCTGCCGATCCAGGATATTTGGTAACAAAGATAGTTGCTTCCGATGCCGATTCTGGTAAGAATGCGCAACTTTTCTATCAACTAAATCATGCCAGTGTTccaggaatttttaaaatttcacggAGTTCAGGAGAAGTAAGGAGTGTTCGGCGTTTGAAGGATAGCGATGCGATCACACACAGACTAATTATCCAGGTGAAAGACAATGGATCCCCCGCTCTTTCTGTCACGACTACCTTAACTTTGACAGTAATTAAGGAAGACACACCCTATCAACCAGATTTTAGCGAACCACACCAGGATTTAAAAGACACGCAAGAATTCAGTTTATATCTAATTATTTCATTGGCGGTAACATCTCTTATTCTGCTAGTCATTATCATTGTCTTGGTGGTTGCAATTTGCCCAACAAGCAGCCCTGCTGTTTCAGGCGGCCTGTGTTCTTTTGCTCATTGCTGCTGCACCAAAGATTTGGAATATCAAAGTTCGATTGCTCAACAGCAACATAAGCCCGATCTCCACATCTTCCCAAGTGTGCTCCAAGTTCACGGCAATGGGTCCCTTTCAGACACATACCGTTATAAAATTCGGTCAGCACCCGAATCGGCTGCAATGTTTTTCACCGCATTAAGTCCACAGATGGGAAGGAGTTCAGGAATAGAAACCAGATATGAGCCACAGGACGAACCTGGGACGAGGAATATCTCATCAGACATGGTGAGTAATGTCAGCAAGACCTACGACAGCAATGTTAAAATGTCTCAAAGGCAGACATGTTGTTTTGTACATTCGCCATTTGTTACTTTATCTATGTAG